A window of Juglans regia cultivar Chandler chromosome 7, Walnut 2.0, whole genome shotgun sequence contains these coding sequences:
- the LOC108996577 gene encoding 3-ketoacyl-CoA synthase 19-like produces MDLFMVLCLLSLLYAFSCICRMVLQWRDQGCYMLAYECYRAPEDRKLDTESCAKIVLRNKNLGLEEYRFLLKTIVSSGLGEETYGPPNVVEGREECPTMADADFETNEVIFDTLDKLFARTGVSPSEVDILVVNVSLFSPSPSLTARIINRYKMRENIKAFNLAGMGCSASLIAIDIVQRLFKTYKEAFAIVVSTESMGPHWYRGKEKSMLLSNCLFRAGGCSMLFTNNRALKHRAILRLKYLFRTHLGSNDEAYECCTQVEDERGYLGFRLTKSLTKAAAQAFTINLRVLVPKVLPLKELLRYLIVAIQQTKTSSQELEAVGLHLNFKAGVDHFCIHPGGRAVIDGVGKGLRLNEYDLEPARMALHRFGNTSAGGLWYVLGYMEAKKRLKKGDRILMISFGAGFKCNNCLWEVMRDLDGGNVWKDCIDSYPPKTGLVNPFVDKYSWINDEYLSFVRVLDL; encoded by the coding sequence ATGGATCTCTTCATGGTACTGTGCTTACTATCCCTATTATATGCTTTCTCCTGCATCTGCAGGATGGTTCTTCAATGGAGAGACCAAGGTTGTTATATGTTGGCCTACGAGTGCTACAGGGCCCCTGAGGACAGGAAGCTCGACACTGAATCCTGCGCAAAAATCGTCCTCCGAAACAAGAATCTGGGTTTGGAAGAATACCGGTTTCTCTTGAAAACCATTGTCAGTTCAGGGCTCGGTGAAGAAACTTATGGCCCACCGAATGTCGTCGAGGGCAGAGAAGAGTGTCCAACAATGGCAGATGCCGATTTTGAGACGAATGAAGTCATCTTTGACACACTTGACAAGCTTTTTGCTAGGACGGGAGTTTCTCCATCAGAAGTCGACATACTTGTCGTGAACGTGTCCCTGTTCTCTCCCTCGCCCTCCCTAACTGCGCGGATAATAAATCGTTATAAGATGAGGGAGAACATTAAGGCTTTCAACCTCGCTGGAATGGGCTGCAGTGCAAGCCTTATAGCAATCGATATTGTCCAGCGCTTGTTCAAGACATATAAAGAAGCATTTGCTATCGTTGTCAGTACGGAATCCATGGGTCCGCACTGGTATCGTGGCAAAGAAAAATCCATGCTCCTCTCCAACTGTCTATTCCGTGCCGGAGGCTGTTCAATGCTCTTCACAAACAACAGAGCCTTGAAGCATCGAGCCATCTTGAgattaaaatatctatttcgAACGCATCTTGGCTCAAACGATGAAGCATATGAATGCTGCACACAAGTAGAAGATGAGCGTGGCTACCTTGGCTTTCGCCTCACAAAAAGCCTCACAAAAGCTGCTGCACAAGCTTTTACAATTAACCTCCGAGTGCTAGTACCTAAAGTACTGCCACTAAAGGAACTACTCCGCTACCTCATAGTAGCAATCCAGCAGACCAAAACCAGCAGCCAGGAACTTGAAGCAGTGGGATTGCATCTGAATTTTAAGGCTGGAGTGGACCACTTCTGTATCCATCCTGGTGGAAGGGCCGTAATCGATGGGGTTGGCAAGGGTTTACGGCTGAACGAATATGACCTCGAGCCAGCTAGAATGGCGCTTCATCGATTTGGTAACACTTCTGCCGGTGGCCTTTGGTATGTTTTGGGTTACATGGAGGCTAAGAAGAGGCTTAAAAAGGGAGACAGAATTCTGATGATCAGCTTCGGAGCGGGATTTAAGTGCAACAATTGTTTGTGGGAGGTGATGAGGGACTTGGACGGTGGAAATGTTTGGAAAGACTGCATAGACAGTTATCCACCTAAAACCGGCCTAGTCAATCCTTTCGTGGATAAGTATAGTTGGATCAATGATGAATATCTGAGCTTTGTCAGAGTACTTGATTTGTAA
- the LOC108996488 gene encoding exocyst complex component EXO70H1-like, which translates to MTISETPKNNKLMPRRLMSSLFVSSSKTLSSSYSFPSSHSSTPSTPTHKFFQSMMEENIENAESIISKWDPNSSSYTKVTSLFHHNREEAKEFLKSVKDLWRAMHFLISENSTSPKLTLAQNLMQIAMKRLEKEFYQILCKNRDHLDPESAPVWSTGGSSNSDGEDEVRADDFEIAVESITKVERLSAISVTDLKSIAECMIHSGYGKECMNIYNIIRKSIVDEGLYHLGIEKFRSSQIHKMNREDLEHVIKKWMNAIKIAVRRLFNGERVLCDHVFSASETVRESCFSEITKEGAINVFRFPELIAKSKHSLDKIFQLMELYGAISELWPEIELIFDFESTSAIKLQALSSLLLLGDSTRTILSEFESTIQKDSSRNPVFGGGIHPLTQSAMTYISSLADYNLILSKIIGDGPPSATSPLPESYFEIPTMDNGQTPSVSVLLAWLILVLLCKLDSKAELYKDVSLSYLFLANNLHFIVEKVCTTNLNYLLGNDWVLKHAKKVKQYARNYESMAWTKVFSALPGKTSPAITPEMAKECFRKFNAAFEEAYRKQTSWLVQDGKLRDELKVSIAKKLVPVYQAFFDMYLVMQSGEKNLELLVRFSPDDLGNYLSDLFRGTSTSGSSTSTSSLQMGGCLPR; encoded by the coding sequence ATGACAATATCAGAAACAccaaaaaataacaaactcaTGCCTAGAAGATTAATGTCAAGTCTTTTCGTCTCTTCTTCAAAaaccctttcttcttcttattcatttCCAAGCTCTCACTCGAGCACTCCCTCTACCCCAACCCACAAATTCTTCCAATCTATGATGGAAGAAAACATTGAAAATGCTGAATCAATCATCTCCAAATGGGATCCAAACTCTTCATCATACACCAAAGTCACTTCTCTCTTCCACCATAACAGAGAAGAAGCTAAGGAGTTTCTCAAATCTGTCAAGGACTTGTGGCGAGCAATGCATTTCTTAATCAGTGAAAATTCTACATCCCCAAAGCTCACACTTGCTCAGAACCTAATGCAAATAGCCATGAAAAGGCTTGAAAAAGAGTTTTATCAGATACTCTGCAAAAACCGTGACCATCTTGATCCAGAATCAGCACCTGTATGGTCCACAGGTGGGTCAAGCAATTCTGATGGTGAAGATGAGGTTCGAGCAGATGACTTTGAAATTGCTGTTGAGTCAATCACCAAGGTGGAGAGACTCTCGGCAATTTCTGTGACGGATTTAAAGTCAATAGCCGAATGCATGATTCATTCAGGTTATGGCAAAGAGTGTATGAACATATAcaatattatcagaaaatctaTAGTAGATGAAGGATTGTATCATCTTGGAATTGAAAAATTCAGATCTTCTCAGATTCATAAAATGAACAGAGAAGATCTCGAGCACGTGATTAAGAAGTGGATGAATGCAATAAAAATTGCTGTGAGGAGGCTGTTTAATGGAGAAAGAGTTCTCTGTGATCATGTGTTTTCAGCCTCTGAGACAGTCAGGGAGTCATGCTTTTCAGAAATAACCAAAGAAGGAGCAATCAACGTTTTCAGGTTCCCTGAACTCATTGCCAAGAGTAAGCATTCGCTGGACAAAATTTTTCAGCTAATGGAACTTTATGGAGCAATCTCCGAGTTGTGGCCAGAGATTGAACTGATATTTGACTTTGAATCAACCTCCGCTATCAAGTTACAAGCTCTTTCATCACTACTCCTACTCGGAGACTCCACTCGCACTATTCTATCTGAATTTGAATCAACAATCCAAAAGGACTCCTCAAGAAATCCGGTGTTCGGGGGTGGCATTCACCCGCTCACCCAATCAGCAATGACTTACATATCTTCACTTGCAGATTACAATCTTATTCTCTCCAAAATCATTGGCGATGGTCCACCATCAGCAACTTCACCACTACCAGAATCTTACTTTGAGATTCCAACCATGGACAATGGTCAAACACCATCAGTCTCGGTCCTCCTAGCTTGGCTCATATTAGTTCTTTTGTGCAAGCTTGACAGCAAAGCTGAGCTGTACAAAGATGTTTCTCTATCATACCTCTTCCTTGCCAATAATCTCCATTTCATTGTTGAGAAGGTATGTACAACCAACCTTAACTACCTCCTAGGCAATGACTGGGTATTGAAGCATGCCAAGAAAGTTAAACAATATGCCAGGAACTATGAATCAATGGCTTGGACTAAGGTCTTTTCAGCTTTACCGGGGAAAACCTCCCCAGCAATTACTCCTGAAATGGCAAAGGAGTGCTTTAGGAAGTTCAATGCAGCTTTTGAAGAAGCATACAGGAAACAAACATCATGGCTTGTGCAAGATGGCAAGTTAAGGGATGAACTGAAGGTGTCAATAGCAAAGAAACTGGTTCCAGTGTATCAAGCATTTTTTGATATGTATTTGGTGATGCAAAGTGGGGAGAAGAATTTGGAGTTATTAGTGAGGTTTTCACCTGATGATTTGGGTAATTACTTGTCAGATTTGTTCCGTGGGACTTCCACCTCAGGTAGTTCTACTTCTACATCATCATTGCAGATGGGGGGATGTCTACCCCGCTAA
- the LOC108996484 gene encoding 60S ribosomal protein L35-like, translating into MARIKVHELRQKTKADLLSQLKDLKAELALLRVAKVTGGAPNKLSKIKVVRLSIAQVLTVISQKQKEALREVYKKKKYLPLDLRPKKTRAIRRRLTRHQASLKTERQKKREMYFPLRKYAIKV; encoded by the exons ATGG CGAGAATCAAGGTCCACGAGCTGCGTCAGAAAACCAAGGCAGACCTGCTGAGCCAGCTCAAGGATCTCAAGGCCGAGCTTGCCCTCCTCCGCGTCGCCAAGGTCACCGGTGGTGCACCCAACAAGCTATCCAAGAT AAAGGTGGTGAGGCTGTCAATTGCGCAGGTGTTGACGGTGATCTCGCAGAAGCAGAAGGAGGCTCTGAGGGAAgtttacaagaagaagaagtaccTGCCTCTCGATCTGCGTCCCAAGAAGACCAGGGCAATTCGGCGAAGGCTTACCAGGCACCAG GCATCATTGAAGACTGAGCGGCAGAAGAAGAGGGAGATGTATTTTCCCTTGAGGAAGTATGCCATCAAGGTTTAG
- the LOC108996493 gene encoding protein FAR1-RELATED SEQUENCE 4-like has product MPFAPFVGVNHHGQSILLGAGLISSEDTSTFVWLFQAWLECMDGQAPKAIITDQDRAMKAAIALVFPGTRHRYCLWHITRKLPEKLGSHAAFNSGLKIAIQNALYDSQTCGEFEEKWGQFIHKYDLGENAWLQGLYNERSFWVPVYLKGVFWAGMSTTQRSESMNAFFDGFVHSGTTLKEFVDQFDNALRKKVELETTADFNSSNQTIPCSSAFHIEKQFQSVYTNAKFKEVQKEVWGMILCNCILIHKEGCISTYDVLDEITTDDDHVKSIKYTVYFNDEEVDVKCTCALFEMRGIVCRHALNVCQMNKIHALPEKYLLDRWRKNLKRRYTVVKSSNDDLRQNADSRRYEFVVKRCVKLATRVSSNDAHVTAFMRHLDEFENQFKGLTLESSSTKVSENVVTDKGKKILSPHVVRGKGRPPTKRKVPPVEKAASKRKKKQTRRLIFDDTNQDFEVSEAPTNVEEQIPSVANDDFVVLTQCSTVTQPMSSGNE; this is encoded by the exons ATGCCGTTTGctccatttgttggtgtaaatcaTCATGGGCAGTCTATATTGTTAGGGGCTGGCTTGATTTCAAGCGAGGACACAAGTACTTTTGTGTGGTTGTTTCAAGCATGGTTGGAGTGCATGGATGGTCAGGCTCCAAAAGCGATCATAACAGACCAAGACCGAGCCATGAAGGCTGCTATTGCGTTGGTATTCCCAGGTACTCGCCATAGATATTGTCTATGGCATATAACGCGGAAATTGCCTGAGAAATTGGGATCTCACGCTGCCTTCAATTCTGGGTTGAAAATTGCAATCCAGAATGCCTTGTATGATTCACAGACATGTGGTGAATTTGAGGAGAAGTGGGGGCAATTTATTCACAAGTATGACCTAGGTGAAAATGCATGGTTGCAAGGGTTGTACAATGAGAGGTCGTTTTGGGTACCGGTTTATCTTAAGGGAGTTTTTTGGGCTGGCATGAGCACGACACAGCGttctgaaagcatgaatgcttttttcgaTGGATTTGTACATTCTGGGACAACGTTGAAAGAATTCGTCGATCAATTTGACAATGCATTAAGGAAGAAGGTAGAGCTCGAGACGACAGCTGATTTCAATTCCTCCAACCAAACCATCCCATGTTCGTCCGCATTCCACATTGAAAAGCAGTTTCAATCCGTATATACgaatgcaaaatttaaagaagttcAAAAAGAGGTGTGgggcatgattttatgtaactgCATACTTATCCACAAGGAAGGTTGCATTTCCACCTACGATGTTTTAGATGAAATCACCactgatgatgatcatgtcaAGAGCATCAAGTACACAGTTTACTTTAACGATGAAGAGGTTGATGTGAAATGCACATGTGCGTTGTTTGAAATGAGAGGAATTGTCTGTAGACATGCATTGAACGTTTGTCAGATGAATAAGATTCATGCGCTACCAGAAAAGTACTTGTTGGATCGATGGAGAAAGAACTTAAAGAGGAGATACACAGTGGTAAAAAGTAGCAATGATGACTTGCGGCAAAATGCGGATTCACGGAGGTATGAGTTTGTGGTGAAGCGATGTGTGAAATTAGCCACCCGTGTATCGTCGAATGATGCCCATGTTACTGCATTCATGCGCCACTTGGATGAGTTTGAGAATCAATTTAAAGGATTAACACTTGAGTCCAGTTCAACAAAGGTTTCAGAGAATGTGGTCACGGACAagggtaagaaaatattaagcccacACGTTGTCAGAGGGAAAGGGAGGCCGCCAACAAAAAGGAAGGTTCCGCCTGTTGAGAAGGCTGCGTCCAAGCGAAAGAAGAAACAG ACACGTCGACTAATATTTGATGATACGAACCAAGATTTTGAGGTGTCGGAAGCTCCTACAAATGTTGAG GAGCAAATACCCAGTGTAGCGAATGATGATTTTGTGGTTCTAACTCAGTGCAGTACTGTCACACAACCAATGTCATCGGGCAATGAGTAG
- the LOC108996531 gene encoding imidazole glycerol phosphate synthase hisHF, chloroplastic-like, whose product MLQVLRYTSENVFVPLTVGGGIRDFTNANGRHYTSLEVASEYFRSGADKISIGSDAVYAAEEYLRTGVKTGKNSLEQISRVYGNQAVVVSIDPRRVYLKNPNDVEFKAVRLTKSGPNEEEYAWYQCTVSLLFFRHECTLW is encoded by the exons ATGCTGCAG GTATTGAGATACACTTCTGAAAATGTTTTTGTACCATTAACTGTTGGAGGTGGCATTAGAGATTTCACAAATGCAAATGGCAG gcACTATACTAGTTTGGAAGTTGCTTCAGAATATTTTAGATCTGGGGCTGATAAAATTTCCATTGGAAGTGATGCCGTATACGCTGCGGAAGAATATCTAAGAACTGGA GTAAAGACTGGAAAGAATAGCTTAGAGCAGATATCTAGGGTTTATGGAAATCAG GCAGTAGTTGTAAGTATTGATCCTCGTAGGGTGTACCTCAAGAATCCCAATGATGTAGAGTTCAAGGCTGTAAGGTTGACAAAGTCAG GTCCAAATGAAGAAGAGTATGCCTGGTATCAGTGTACGGTAAGCCTACTTTTCTTTCGGCATGAGTGCACTCTTTGGTAA
- the LOC108996542 gene encoding caffeoylshikimate esterase-like produces MAQAHETEGVVYEEEYITNSRKMKIFTCRWLPANKEPKALIFICHGYAMECSITMNSTATRLVKAGFAVYGIDYEGHGKSGGLAGYVNNFDDVAVDCSDHFTTICEKKENRGKMRYLLGESLGGAMVLLLHRKKPEYWDGAVLVAPMCKIADDMRPPAVVISILTLLCNVIPKWKIIPTQDIIDVAFKVPETRKQVRANPYCYKGRPRLKTGFELLRLSSGIENRLPEVSLPFIVLHGDDDKVTDKSVSKLLHDVASSTDKTIKLYPGMWHGLLYGEPPENTDIVFSDIIGWLEERFAVGNSRLEWEWKHDNDLAKTEQIPENR; encoded by the exons ATG GCACAGGCGCATGAAACTGAAGGTGTTGTATACGAAGAG GAGTATATAACGAATTCGCGTAAAATGAAGATTTTCACATGCAGATGGCTTCCAGCAAATAAAGAACCGAAAGCCTTGATTTTCATATGCCATGGTTATGCCATGGAATGCAGCATCACCATGAaca GTACCGCAACAAGGCTTGTGAAGGCTGGCTTTGCAGTTTATGGGATAGACTATGAAGGACATGGAAAATCAGGAGGACTGGCTGGCTATGTTAACAACTTTGACGATGTCGCGGTTGACTGCTCTGATCATTTTACTACCATATGTG aaaagaaagagaacagAGGGAAGATGAGATATTTGTTGGGGGAGTCCTTGGGAGGTGCCATGGTTCTGCTACTGCACAGGAAGAAGCCAGAGTACTGGGATGGTGCTGTCTTGGTTGCTCCCATGTGTAag ATTGCAGATGACATGAGACCACCTGCAGTTGTGATTTCCATTTTGACACTACTTTGCAATGTAATtccaaaatggaaaataatcCCAACACAAGATATCATTGACGTCGCCTTTAAAGTACCCGAGACAAGAAAACAG GTTAGAGCGAACCCATATTGCTATAAAGGCCGGCCTCGCTTGAAAACCGGCTTCGAACTTCTCAGGCTCAGTTCCGGGATTGAGAATAGACTTCCAGAG GTTTCATTACCATTTATAGTCCTCCACGGGGATGATGACAAAGTGACAGACAAATCAGTGAGTAAACTGCTCCATGACGTGGCCTCAAGCACCGACAAGACAATCAAGTTGTATCCAGGCATGTGGCACGGTCTACTCTACGGAGAGCCACCGGAGAACACGGACATCGTGTTTTCAGACATCATTGGTTGGTTAGAGGAGAGATTCGCCGTTGGAAATTCGAGGTTGGAGTGGGAGTGGAAGCATGACAACGATTTGGCAAAGACTGAACAAATCCCAGAGAATCGCTGA